The Ziziphus jujuba cultivar Dongzao chromosome 5, ASM3175591v1 genome segment AAATCTATGTTCAGAGCAGCTGATCAAGATGCTACTCAAACCGCAACTTGTTAATTATCCTGGAACATTATCTTCTTTGCATCAAGAATCAGCCGCTAAGGTAGATCCTTTACAAGATGTAAAGAACATGCAGACAGCCACCCAAAAACATCCTGTTTTACTTTCTGAAAGCACACTTCTTCAGAGCCaaatccatccttcatcatctGTTGATCAATCTGGTGCCCCAAATTCATCATCAAATACAGCTATACCAGGAAATATAAACTCTATATCCAAAGTTGAAAATCCAACGCCTGTGGGAAACAATGCTGCAAAGACAAAAATAGAAACTGAGATTTCAACTGAGCAGTTATGCCAGTTGACTTCTGCAGGACAGAGCAGCATGGAAAAACTTGCTTCAGGGCTTTTGAATCCTCAGAACCTAGTGAACCAGCTGACATTCCTAAACCAGAACCAGAGTCCAGTACAATTGCAAAATAGTTCATGGACCATGCACCCAGAGACGCTGCTCTATCACTCTCAAgtacaaaatgaaataaatcaatctgatttcCCAAGCACAAATGGCTCACTTCCATCCCTTGATGCTGATGAATGCAATATGTTTTACTCTTCTTGCCAACCCTTTGCTGGAACGCTTAGGTCGCCGGGGCCTTTATCTGTTTTCGGAATGCAAGATCCTACATTTGTTTTTCCTGAAGCAAATAATTATTCTCTTCCTTCGATGGGTCAGGATTTGTGGGATAATAACCTTAGGTTTTTACCACAAGTAGAGCAGCTCACTTCATTCCCTCAACAAGACCCATGCAATCTTAATTGTGTATCTTCTTATTCGGGCAATCTGAAAGATTTGTCAGACGAGAGCAATAATCAAAGTGGGACGTATAGTTCTCACAATGTAGATGTTGGTGGTGGAAGTTGTGTGGTTGACCCGTCTGTTTCTAGCACCATTCTAGACGAGCTTTCCCCACTAAAGAATGCAGATTTCCAGAACCCTTCAGATTGCTTAGTAGGAAACTTTAGCTCTAGCCAAGATGTTCAGTCTCAGATTACCTCTACAAGCCTAGGAGGAGACTCCCAGGCTCTTTCCCGACAAGACCTTCCTGACAATTCGGGCGGTACGTCTTCAAGCAATGTTGATGTTGATGAGAGCAGTCTTCTTCAGAATAGTTCATGGCAGCAAGTAGTTCCACCTGTTCGGACTTATACAAAGGTGtgaaagtttttattattatttattattatatatttttcatcatATGGTGTGGTTGGTCGGAGTTAATGTTGTTGTTATGGTGTGGCAGGTTCAGAAAGCGGGGTCTGTTGGGAGGTCTATTGATGTGACAAGTTTTAAGAACTATGATGAACTATGCTCTGCAATTGAATGCATGTTTGGACTTGAAGGGCTGCTTAATGACCCAAGAGGTTCAGGCTGGAAATTGGTTTATGTGGACTATGAGAATGACGTTCTCCTTGTTGGCGATGATCCTTGGGAGTTAGTTCATTAATTGCTTAATTGCTTAACTAATTACTCTGTTAATATAAGCTGCTTTTGGTTTattaaatttctaaattaattactttGTTAATAAAGTTGGTGTTAGCACGATTAATGTGAcgggattttttttctttttttttggttttggcagGGAATTTGTAGGGTGTGTTCGTTGCATCAGAATTCTTTCACCTTCAGAAGTTCAACAGATGAGTGAAGAGGGAATGAAGCTTCTTAACAGTGCCGCTGCAATGCAAGGAATCAATGCATGTGTTTCAGAAGGCGCTGGTGGCCGTGCTTGAGACATGGTGGTTGTGTTTTTCAGAGCACTAAATGTGTATGGGTAATATCTCGTGTCAATACGATGTTGTTAGTTGAAGTGGGTACTAATATTGTAGGAGTTGGGGATGATGCTGTATGACCAAACTGATCCACATTTAATCAACAGGATGTGAATCTAAATGAACAAAGTTTTTAAGCAGTGTTTAGagctcattattattattgatattaatcATGGAAATGTTTACAGCATGGTCCATAGCATGatttattcatctatttatttatttgtgaaagTGTGTGTGCCGAATGCAATTTAAAGTCGTCCACAAATTTTGGAGAATGAAACATAGCCTTCTTGTCGTGCCTTGCCTTCCACTCTTTAAAAGTTAGAAATCGAATTTAGTTTTCTATTACCCACTCCATTTCCTAGATGAAAGGAATTAGCTTTTGGTTCCAGAAGTAGGAAACAATAGCACTATAAATCATAGGACGAAATTAATTTGCTCTGGCTTTTCTTTCTATAGGAGTTCATTATTGATAGCATTTATTAGTTATACATGTGGGACGTATTACACGAATAGAGAACAAAGGCCATGGCCCAGTATAATAATTTGCTCAACCACTAGAGAACAAAGGTTAAACCCTAAGTAGCTGTAATGCGGCATCCATTAACTCTCTGTCAAAATATTAACTAATAGAGTGGCTCATACGAATTGCATGGAAAATGGAACTGCGCAAAACCAGTGCAGCGTAAAATGTTGAATCCAAATCTTGAGCTATACTGGGAGGATAAAAATTGCTAAATATTATCACTGTGGTACATACTTCATAGCTTTCCTTCCATCTAAATCCGAATGCCAATATCaaccaaaacaataatataGAAGATAAAACTGAACCAACACAGAAAAACAAACATCGAAAGGACAGGCAGGGCCTTTTCTGAGCAGAAATATAGGCGGACAAATTGTATAGCTAAAATTTAACGGGTTCCAACATGTTGGCCGAAGTGCTGCAACGACATGTCATGTTGAAATCTCCATTATAGAAGCAACAAGTggaaaaaccaaaaccaattatCTACAACATAATATTTACTTTCCATAATGCTATATAGTTTTCCTACAGCCAATCAAGCAGGCTAAAAGACTCTGTACGCAAAATATGTCAGTCATAATGAGAAACTAATCAATTCTCGAGAAGATAAATTTCCCTTGGTATGAAATAACTTTGAGTAAAACCACCTTAGCTTCCCTAAAACTATCCATGTTGTCTAGGGCAAAATATCCTTGCATATCATTATTTGGAGAAAAGCAATGACTTCGATAGCATTCATGAACGAGTTcgtttgctttgtttttttggtcaGTTGGATTTGAGGTGTGATTCACGCAAAGTACACCCTCATGAGCTGAATTTTCAATCTATTTAGTAGGTAATTTTGGTAGGTATGTTTAACATCATTGAAGCAGAGTAgaactttaaaaaatttgtagTACACAACAGAGGAAATTTTGGAAGTAAAAAATATGGAACTGTAAGCGAATAATTTAGATCTTTAGAATATAGGAGAACAACGCAACATAATGTTATaatcaataaaagaataacatagATGTATCAcagatttttataatttgttcgAAAGGCATGAAAGTCCTACTCATGACAGTTCTCTCTAAGTTCTGGGGAACAAAATACACAAATTGATTTGTCTGATGACCGTAAAAGCAAAGGGTTTGTTTTCACATGATGCAAGAATATTGTGCTTCACCAACTTAGAGGAGGCGATACTATAACAAATGTTACATTCATAAAGAAATGATAAGCAGAAGACCCAGGTGGTGTggcaagtaaaaaagaaaacacaatttTCATCCGTTACATTTCATGAAACCATAGATTTATTATGTTCCCCCAACGACTTCTGCTAGATTATTCTTCGAGTTCTTAGGGAACAGACGAGCATCAAGTCCCGATCAGACAAGCCAGAAAGGcatatatatgaatgcaaaaaatatatcaatatcaAAATGCCTTAGCAGATTCAAGAATATAATATGATTCTTTCATTCCTTAAAAACTTCATTGTAAGGAAAGAACAGAAAAAACTAATATCCCCTAAACCAtggaaacaaaaagataaaatagcTCTTAATTTGCAGAACAGGCGTTATCCTCTACTGCCGATTTGCAGGAGGGAAAATAAATAATCGATACACTTATTGTGCTTTCGAAGGAATTCATAAGGATGATAAAAGCAATGAACCACACAGTATATGTAGCAACACAATGTTTACCTCTATGATGTTTCCTGTAACAACCACGTTCATAATCTAACCGGCTTCTGTAGAACAGTAGACAAATAAACCTCGGATTTGCCTGATCCTGATGTATCTACCTTTTCCCCAACAACCCATTTCAGCTTCTTATAACCAAACTGTTCGATCAACCTGGTTAAggcctttttcttttcatcattGGCACAGTAAAAGTTATCTAACCAAAACAAACCTCCAGGCCTCAAAATCCGATCTAGATCAAACATTAAGAAATCCAATTTTTCTGGTTTTCCCCCAATATCCAATCCACTCCCGGTGTGAACCAAATCAAACACATTATCATAGAAAGGGAATCTATGATCTAAACTGAGAAACAAAGGGAAAAGCCCTCTTGCAGCAATGAATTCGCTAAATGGGGCATCGACGTTCAAAGTGTTCGTAATAACAGTGACATTCCTCTCTGCCATTCTAGCAGCAAAGCTACCAGAACCACCTCCAATATCAAATCCTATTCGAATCCCTCCACTTCCCATGGCTAATACATCATCGATAAGAAAATCGTTCTTACCCCTGGCCTTAACAAACCTCTGATTCTCAAACCCATTTACTAAATCAAAGCAACCGGCACAGTCTCTGCCTAATTTCTTACTATTCAAGCATTCAAAACTCTTACAGCCAAGTCCACTCCAGTTAACAGTCTTATTACCAACAGCAGGCTTCCAAAGTGAAATAGGGAAAGGTTTCAAATCAACCTTGGGAACAGACTTGGCAAAACACCTCCTTCTTGGTAGGGGTTCGCATCCACGCAAAACCAGCTTCTGGGCAAGGCTCCAATCGTCAGGACAAGGCCCGGAGACCTTGTAAGTCATGTATTGGGACAACAAGTCGACAGATTTCTCACAGGAATGGCCCACAGAAGCCACCATTTCCGTGATCCCGCTTCTGGAATCCTTGCCCAGTGGGAGCTGGTGATGCTGAAGGAAGAGCTTGAGTTCGTTTGCGATGTTGGGCCGTGAAAGATCGACGCTTTCATAGCCAAGAAGCTCTTTTTCCATCTGGGCAAGTTTCTTCTGTGAAGAATCGATCTCGCGGAGGATCAGAGCGACCTGCTCTGAGATGAGAGAGATGTTCTTGTGAGAATGGTGTTGGAGGTGGTGATGAGTTTGGTGGTCCTTCGGGGAGGATGTGAAAGCGTACAGAGCGAAGAGGTTGGTAGTGATGACAGAAAGCAACATGAGAATGTTGACCGCCGAGGAACACAGTGTGGCCCTTCTAAATCTGGCTGTTCCATCTCCAATTTTCAGTGAAACAGAACCCATCCCTggttctgcttcttcttctagTTGCAGCTCAGTGAAAGTGAGCgagagagaagaagaggaacggtttgcagagagagagagagcaattaAGACTTGTGATGTGGAGcaagtgaaaaaagaaagagaaaggattAAAGAAATAGTTATTAGAAAGATTAAAGATTGGTCCGTGAAGCTAAGACAGCGAGTGTCACTGTTATATGTAAATTGTAAAGAGATGGTTGTCGGTTGAAGCTTTTGAGAAACAGCGAATGGAAGAAATGGGAAAGACTCATGACTCACTCACTCCGGTTCAGTTCCTACAATTTTTCATCTTAATCatgactttttttctttctttttgcggAAGCTTAATGCActctttctattattttatatatttttcctactttttttttttttgggtcttcctTAATGCTGAGTCACACTGATTTCTTTTTCACCCCCCTTAAATTTGACATTTCCAGCAACTTCTTtataatattctttatttatttactagcCAAATATTTGAAGGGCGTTGATCCAAACTATAATGAAGCCACGGAAATAAACATATTGGGAGGAGAAAAGAGTACAAAAAATAAAGGTTCTCCTTTTGAATTTggatattaaaattaaagattctAAAAATAGGACAATATATTACACGCGTAGATCAAAGTCTACAACTGTCCTCGGTAAAGAACATGATGTTCAGttgaagcccaaaaaaaaaaaaaaaaaaaaaaaaaaaatccatgatGTTCAACCATAGAAGTCAAAGTTCTTATTATCCAACTCATCAGCCAGTCTCCTTAGATGGGGTAAGTTTAAGAATTAGAACCTACAGGAGCATTTTTAGCGGACGAGGGTTGTCAAACGACTAATCCCATTGATAATCCGAAACCCTTTTTTTTgtacaataaattatttttattactacacctccttctattttttatttgttttgggcATAATGAGACAATGCCACTTCTTGGTGACAAGATATTTCGCCACTTATTTTAATGGGGACTGCAATCTGGATCAAGCCGACGCAAGTTGGTATTCCCcaaaggcccaaaaaaaaaaaaaaaaaaacgttgcaAGTTGGAGCGCTGAGCCTAAAAACAGAAAAGGCAAAGACCCCTAGGGACTGGCTTCCAAGtctttaattcttttttcttttctgatgGAAAGAGActttaattatatgtgaatgATAACCACataaagatattatatataaatataatttctttttgatcaggttataatataattgtatttgtatttggttCTTAATGCTTGGCCGCGACGTTACCTTaacctaaataaataaaaagctatTTCATCttgaaattacaaattaagCGTGAGCCTTTTGGAAAAAGGAGGGCGTATCACGTGACATTGCTGCCTCTTCTGTCCATAAAATAGTAAATTAACAAATCAATTAGTCAATATTAAATTGTCAtcgaaaatcatataatttcttTAACAATTAGCATTAATTGCATAGTCAATGTTAGTAATATATAATTCACAACAACTAGCATTATGGTTAGCAAATCGATTATTAAAGGGGAGGGGGGGAAGGAATGATGGAAGggtcaaaattcaaaaatcagCTCATGAAATTTAATACCAGAAAGCAATCCGAGATGGAAACACAAATTAAGCACGACGTTTACTCAATCGCCAGGAATTAGGCTCGTGGTATCTGTCATATAGCGGCTCAATGCGTTCTTGACGCTTGCGCTTGCTCATCTTAGTAGGATCAGCTACTTTGAAGAATCTTGGAGCCAGTTCAACAAGCCATTTGGGGTCCACAACTGTGACCTCGCGCATATACTCTTTTGTAGTCATAACCAGCTCATGGTAGATCACCCAGTCTGGCTGTCTCTGAAAAAGAGCACTGCTTGGGTGAATATAAACTGGTTGATTCTCAACTAGGGTTCTATATCCCTCCTGCGGGTCCTTTCTAGCTGCATGGAAGAAAAATCCTGCTGCAATTGCCTTCCTGATCTTAGTAAAATTCTTTCCTGCGCTGACAACATCCAATTTATACCTGCAATGTAAAACCAACTACCAAGTTAGTGCCGGCCTTTCATCTTCATATTACTCATGCAAGATACAAATTTAATCATCACCTCTTGTTACATGAAACATGGAGAATAAAGCAAATACATTAAATAGACCAGTACTTCAAGCTTATTAATAACATACAACCCAAAAGGCAATGTTTGTGAAAACATTCAGTAACTAACATGGCTATATCAGAAAGTAAGTCTTCAAGTGAATTTCCCGGAAACTGTAAAACTAACAGTATGATCGAGTAGAAAAACCCAAAACCTAATAGTCATCTATAGGTCTATCTAACAAAAGTTACTTTAATAAATAGCAGTAACAACAGTTTAACATCTTGAATGAATTATGTAACAGTTTGCCTTGATTCGCTCAAATCCATAGGATGATTCACACTCATACCTGGAAGAAAATATATGAACTGTCGTACTAAAACttatattatgataaaattcACCATTTCTGACAGCTATGAAAAGCAAACTACGTGCTGGATTCACCggtaaattaaaatgaaatgaaagcaGTTTCATTATAGATAAAGCATGGAATCTACAGAACATGTAGCCAAGTTATAAAAGAGCAAGAAATGAAATTGCAGCATCTCATATAAATGATAGGAATACAattaaatacaacaaaataatGAACAGATAGCAAGAAAGGTTCGAATATCATACTTATCCATGATGGTAAGAAGCTGTTTTCTGACATCCTGTGCCCTCCTTAAAGATCGAGATTGCACAAAATTCTCAAAGCACCATGGCCCAGAAAAATTTTTAGCTTTCCAAGCCTCATAGACTGCAAGTAGAGTCAGATGGTCTCCCTCTGGTTGAAAAAACTTGGCCCGTTTCTGATCTGCCTGGGCTTGCTTTTCACGGGGCCTATAAAATATATTCCCCGTCTGAATCATTGATATGATGGTCAAGATTTCGTCACTGCATCCAAGGTCCACACTAGCAAGTAACATCTTAGATAATGGGGGATCCAGAGGAAACTCGGCCATTTTCCTGCCCAATTTGGTCAAAAGTCCCTCCTCATCCAATGCTCCTAAACTATACAGCTGCTCCATGGCAGAAATGAGAGCCTGAGGTGCAGGTGGATCcataaaatcaaaagagaggagATCATTTATACCCATTGCTTTCATTGAAAGAGTGATCATTCCAAGATTTATCCTCTGGATTTCTGGAATTGAAGTGGGGGACATCTCATTCCGGTACGCACTCTCGGTGTAAAGGCGGTAACATTTCCCAGGGCCTGTACGCCCAGCACGGCCGGCTCGTTGCTTGGCTGATGCTTGTGAAATTGGAGTTATCACAAGGGAATCTAACCCTTGCTTTGGATTATATACATTTTGCTTTGCAAACCCAGGATCAATAACATAGAATATCCCATCAATGGTCAATGATGCCTCAGCAATATTGGTAGCCACAACCACTTTCCTTTTCCCTGGAGGGGCAGGGTCAAATATCCTCGACTGCATTTCACTAGGAAGGGCACTATAAACAGGGAGAATAATCAATTCAGGAACATTTTTACCTAGTCCTTTCATCCTTTCATAAAGTGACTGGCAGGCAAAGTCAATCTCCTCCTGTCCAGTCAAAAACAGAAGGATATCCCCTTCAGGTTCAGTTAAGTGGATCTGTAAGACTGTGATTAGAGCAGCATCTAGGTAATCACTTTCTGGTTGTTTTGTGTAGAGAATCTCAACCGGAAACGTTCGTCCAGGGATTGTGAAGATGTTACAGTTGAAGAAATAGCCAGAAAACTTCTCTGCATCCAAAGTGGCAGATGTGACAATCAAGCGAAGGTCTGGCCTCCGCTTCACAAGTTGCTTCAGTAATCCAAACAGCACATCAGTATGGATAGTCCTCTCATGAGCTTCATCAAGCATGATCACCGAGTATTGCGAAAGGCTGTCATCAATCAAAATCTCCCTGAGAAGCATACCATCAGTCATATACTTAATTACAGTCTCTGGTCCAGTACAATCCTCAAAACGAATTGCATAACCAACTTCCTCCCCCAGCCGACAACCAAACTCTTCAGCCACCCTCTTGGCCACAGACATTGCAGCCACTCTACGTGGTTGAGTGCACCCAATTTTACCTCTTGTTGTGTAACCTGCTTCAGCAAGATATTGAGTTACCTGGGTTGTTTTACCAGAACCAGTCTCACCAATGACAACAAGAACCTGATTATCATGCACTGCCTGAACCAATTCCTTTTTAAGCTTGTAGATAGGCAAGCTCTGCCTTTGCTCCTGAATTGAGAGCTTTGACCTCTGCCCAAAACTGATTGTTTTGCCAAAAGCATCCTTCTTCCACTCGGGCATGTCATAGGCAGACAATCCAACACCCCTGAGCTCCTGTGCAAGATGCCTCTCACCTGTCTCTGGCATAGGGTCTTCCCAAGGACGATTCAGATCCTTCGGAATAGAATCCAGCATGGTTCGTTGTTGCTGTTCCCGTACTTCTCTACGCTCCTTAATCAGTGCAGACTGAAGTGCAGCTGCACGACTCAAAGACCCTTCTGGATTCTTAAAGATCTTCACAGGTGACATATCCACAGAGTACCTGCTCTGTCCTTGCAAAAAGGCTGGCTCATCCTCATTAAGCTCAATCTCAAGCTCTTCCTCAGCACCCTCTTCTGGATACACCAATCCATCAGCTTCCTCATCATACATTGGATGCTCAGTGACACCCAAAACGCCAGAGGCTATCAACTGTTTGGCCTCCCATTTCTCAGGCGAGCTCATCCTCTTCAGGGGTCGGCGTGATGGGACAACACCATCCTCTTCCACAATCTTGATTCCAGAAAGTCCAGTCCTTGTAATCGGCCCCTCCTTAGACCCTGTCGGGTTCGTTCTAAAAGCATCATCCTCTGAGCTCTTCTTCAAAGGAAGCAAATCCTTCCCCGTATTCTGATCAACATCCCTCATTGAAAGGCTCAACTTCTGACCCGAAATGGAAATCACCTTGACATAAACTTCCTGATCCCTCTTCACAACGTCCTTGGCATTACCAATTCGCCTAGTTGCAATCTGTGAAACATGGACCAAACCTTCCTTTCCCCTAAAATCGTTCAACTGAACAAAACAACCCGTATCCATAACCCTGGATACCCTGCCTTTGTAAACACTATACAATTCCGGCTCATTGGAGTGGTACTTTCCATTCGGACGATCCTTGTTACCTCTTCggtcatcatcttcttccctCGAATCCCCATCCTCTTCGTACCTTCCTCTCCTATGCTTCTCGTATTGGTCCCGATGCCTTCCCCTGCCATTTTCATCATCCCTGTCCCTACGCCTTTCATTCCCATCATATCTATCCCTGCGCCTATCTCTCTCatctctatctctttctctGTCTTTGTCTCTGTCTCTATCTCTATCCCTggctctgtctctgtctctgtctctgtctctgcctctctctctgtctctatcTTTATCTCTATCTCTACGCCTACCTTCTTTTtgatcttcttctccttcttctccatCTCTGCGCCTCGCTCGGGCCTCCATCTCAATTTCCTTCTCAAGCTCCTTCGCTCTATCCCTACTGTCGGCGATCGCCAGGGCCTGATATTTGGCCTCCTTACCATCAGAACCACCATCTCTCTTCGAATCCTTGTCTGATTTGGGCTTCGGAGGAAGTATCGCGTGAATTATAGTTAGGAGTGTACGAACAAAGTAGTCGGGCATTTCTGCACCGTTTTCCTTCAATTTGGCATCGAATTCATCCACGGTCTCGCAGTTCCTGCCCATCTCCGTTATGAACTCTGCGAGAACTTTATCCCCAAACCCTAAATGGGTTTCGAGCTCCGAACATACCTTAGAGACCAGGGATAGGTACTCGAGCTTCTTTAAACCGTCTTCGGAGACGGCCATTGTCAGAATAGCGGTCCAAAATAGTACAACAAGTTGGACTATAATGATGTAATACTATTAAATAGAAGAGAATCGAAAGAGCTTTCTGATGATTGAAGGTTTTGCCTAcctgatttttaaaataaaccgTCCAGACGCACCGAGATGAATTTGAAGATCAAAACCCTAATTTACAGAGATTTTCTTCGTCAAGTATCATACTCGTCCCCCTTTCGtctgattgttttttttttttttttttttttttttgggattaaaaCTTTGGTCTGATTGTTTGAAAACGAAGGCTCAATTCTGGAACGACGtcgcttattttatttttgcttaaaacCAATAtatctgttaattttttttaacataagcACTTGGGACGTGCGAGCGTGTCGGTTTGCCACCTAGACGTcgtctatatatttaaatataaatataaataaataaataaccatatatatagttttaataagTTTCCCGATAACCAAACGAAAAAACTAGATCCGATAATTTCCGTAGTAATTTTGcgagagaggggaaaaaaaccaaaaaaagaagaagaagaggaagactgTGTTTTTGCGGAGAAAATCCAGCAACAATGGGAGCATCTACATCTACGGAGCAGAAGGTTCCGATGGAACAACGAGAGGCAGAAAACTTAGCAGCATCTTCCGGAGCTCTCCCGCTCCTTCACAAAGCTTTTTCCAAGCTCGCCGATCCTCATTCTAACGCAATTCCTATCCAATCTCTCCAGGTTATTCAAATCCCTAACCCATCTCTTATACTCAACTAAACCCAACTCTTTACTAGTTCATTCTCTCAACTCTAAAACTTCTTCCTTTACTAAACCAACAGTTCGAGTCTCTAGAATTggaatttatatacatattatttctGTTCAAGTATACATCGTACAAAATTTGTTTGTAACATTAAGAGggtatttttatttggttttcagCGATGCCTCTGCATGACGTATAACAACCCAAATTGTGAAACATCATCAGTGTCCGATTCCTTTATTGGATTGT includes the following:
- the LOC107420386 gene encoding auxin response factor 5 isoform X2, encoding MSLQPVNSEKDVFPVPDFGLKPSKHPSEFFCKTLTASDTSTHGGFSVPRRAAEKLFPQLDYTMQPPTQELVVRDLHDNTWTFRHIYRGQPKRHLLTTGWSLFVGAKRLRAGDSVLFIRDEKSQLMVGVRRANRQQTTLPSSVLSADSMHIGVLAAAAHAAANRSPFTIFYNPRACPSEFVIPLARHRKAVYGTQLSVGMRFGMMFETEESGKRRYMGTIIGISDLDPLRWPGSKWRNLQVEWDEPGCCDKQNRVSSWEIETPESLFIFPSLTSSLKRPLHPGYLESEWGNLIKRPFIRVPENGNGDLPYSISNLCSEQLIKMLLKPQLVNYPGTLSSLHQESAAKVDPLQDVKNMQTATQKHPVLLSESTLLQSQIHPSSSVDQSGAPNSSSNTAIPGNINSISKVENPTPVGNNAAKTKIETEISTEQLCQLTSAGQSSMEKLASGLLNPQNLVNQLTFLNQNQSPVQLQNSSWTMHPETLLYHSQVQNEINQSDFPSTNGSLPSLDADECNMFYSSCQPFAGTLRSPGPLSVFGMQDPTFVFPEANNYSLPSMGQDLWDNNLRFLPQVEQLTSFPQQDPCNLNCVSSYSGNLKDLSDESNNQSGTYSSHNVDVGGGSCVVDPSVSSTILDELSPLKNADFQNPSDCLVGNFSSSQDVQSQITSTSLGGDSQALSRQDLPDNSGGTSSSNVDVDESSLLQNSSWQQVVPPVRTYTKVQKAGSVGRSIDVTSFKNYDELCSAIECMFGLEGLLNDPRGSGWKLVYVDYENDVLLVGDDPWEEFVGCVRCIRILSPSEVQQMSEEGMKLLNSAAAMQGINACVSEGAGGRA
- the LOC107420386 gene encoding auxin response factor 5 isoform X1, translating into MMGSGVEENIKTGGLVTAGPPTNLLEDMKLLKEMQDQSGSRKAINSELWHACAGPLVCLPQVGSLVYYFPQGHSEQVAVSTKRTATSQIPNYPNLPSQLLCQVQNVTLHADKDTDEIYAQMSLQPVNSEKDVFPVPDFGLKPSKHPSEFFCKTLTASDTSTHGGFSVPRRAAEKLFPQLDYTMQPPTQELVVRDLHDNTWTFRHIYRGQPKRHLLTTGWSLFVGAKRLRAGDSVLFIRDEKSQLMVGVRRANRQQTTLPSSVLSADSMHIGVLAAAAHAAANRSPFTIFYNPRACPSEFVIPLARHRKAVYGTQLSVGMRFGMMFETEESGKRRYMGTIIGISDLDPLRWPGSKWRNLQVEWDEPGCCDKQNRVSSWEIETPESLFIFPSLTSSLKRPLHPGYLESEWGNLIKRPFIRVPENGNGDLPYSISNLCSEQLIKMLLKPQLVNYPGTLSSLHQESAAKVDPLQDVKNMQTATQKHPVLLSESTLLQSQIHPSSSVDQSGAPNSSSNTAIPGNINSISKVENPTPVGNNAAKTKIETEISTEQLCQLTSAGQSSMEKLASGLLNPQNLVNQLTFLNQNQSPVQLQNSSWTMHPETLLYHSQVQNEINQSDFPSTNGSLPSLDADECNMFYSSCQPFAGTLRSPGPLSVFGMQDPTFVFPEANNYSLPSMGQDLWDNNLRFLPQVEQLTSFPQQDPCNLNCVSSYSGNLKDLSDESNNQSGTYSSHNVDVGGGSCVVDPSVSSTILDELSPLKNADFQNPSDCLVGNFSSSQDVQSQITSTSLGGDSQALSRQDLPDNSGGTSSSNVDVDESSLLQNSSWQQVVPPVRTYTKVQKAGSVGRSIDVTSFKNYDELCSAIECMFGLEGLLNDPRGSGWKLVYVDYENDVLLVGDDPWEEFVGCVRCIRILSPSEVQQMSEEGMKLLNSAAAMQGINACVSEGAGGRA
- the LOC107420387 gene encoding probable methyltransferase At1g29790 — encoded protein: MGSVSLKIGDGTARFRRATLCSSAVNILMLLSVITTNLFALYAFTSSPKDHQTHHHLQHHSHKNISLISEQVALILREIDSSQKKLAQMEKELLGYESVDLSRPNIANELKLFLQHHQLPLGKDSRSGITEMVASVGHSCEKSVDLLSQYMTYKVSGPCPDDWSLAQKLVLRGCEPLPRRRCFAKSVPKVDLKPFPISLWKPAVGNKTVNWSGLGCKSFECLNSKKLGRDCAGCFDLVNGFENQRFVKARGKNDFLIDDVLAMGSGGIRIGFDIGGGSGSFAARMAERNVTVITNTLNVDAPFSEFIAARGLFPLFLSLDHRFPFYDNVFDLVHTGSGLDIGGKPEKLDFLMFDLDRILRPGGLFWLDNFYCANDEKKKALTRLIEQFGYKKLKWVVGEKVDTSGSGKSEVYLSTVLQKPVRL